The following coding sequences lie in one Streptomyces sp. NBC_00510 genomic window:
- a CDS encoding dihydrofolate reductase family protein, whose translation MDQLLRVMNFNVSSDGIGAGEDQSLERPFGCDRPERLFGWAGATASWPMRTDPGGSRGLDDYFTRDFARNIGAEIMGRNKFGPQRGPWSDHEWRGWWGQEPPFRTPVFVMTHHQRPSFTLSDTTFHFVGGDPATVLERAREAAQGRDVRLGGGVTTIRAFLDAGLVDTLHVAVAPVKLGSGLRLWESPEELLDRFHLEVVPSPSGVTHHLFWRR comes from the coding sequence GTGGATCAGCTGCTGAGAGTGATGAACTTCAATGTCTCGAGTGACGGGATCGGTGCCGGTGAGGACCAGAGCCTGGAGCGGCCGTTCGGCTGTGACCGTCCCGAGCGGCTGTTCGGCTGGGCCGGTGCGACGGCGAGCTGGCCGATGCGCACCGACCCCGGTGGTAGCCGGGGCCTGGACGACTACTTCACGCGGGACTTCGCACGCAACATCGGCGCCGAGATCATGGGCCGCAACAAGTTCGGGCCCCAGCGCGGGCCCTGGAGCGACCATGAGTGGCGCGGCTGGTGGGGGCAGGAGCCTCCGTTCCGTACGCCGGTGTTCGTCATGACCCACCACCAGCGTCCTTCGTTCACGCTCTCCGACACCACGTTCCACTTCGTCGGCGGCGACCCGGCCACGGTCCTGGAACGGGCGCGGGAAGCGGCGCAGGGCAGGGACGTGCGCCTTGGCGGCGGGGTCACCACCATCCGGGCGTTCCTTGACGCCGGCCTCGTCGACACCCTGCATGTGGCGGTCGCGCCGGTGAAGCTCGGGTCGGGACTGCGCCTGTGGGAGTCCCCCGAGGAACTGCTCGACCGGTTCCACCTGGAGGTCGTGCCCAGCCCGAGCGGCGTGACGCACCACCTGTTCTGGCGACGCTGA
- a CDS encoding hemerythrin domain-containing protein has protein sequence MADVRDMYMAHTMIRREFGLLPQLVRDVAPYDVQRSEVVGAHAELVCGLLHFHHEGEDVILWPLLQQRGGAEAEAIVPLMEEQHHTIEAANSQALRLLPQWRSTAHGGHELAEAFDRLLAALREHMAMEEQRILPLAEKYVTAAEWKQLGEHGMSEVPKKALPLAFGMAMYEGDPEVIKAVLAEAPPPARLILPFLAPRLYARHAKRVHGTATPPRVTR, from the coding sequence ATGGCCGATGTGCGAGACATGTACATGGCCCACACCATGATCCGGCGTGAATTCGGCCTGCTCCCGCAACTCGTGCGGGACGTCGCGCCGTACGACGTCCAGCGCTCGGAGGTCGTGGGCGCCCACGCCGAGCTCGTCTGCGGCCTCCTGCACTTCCACCATGAGGGCGAGGACGTGATCCTGTGGCCGCTGCTGCAGCAGCGGGGCGGGGCCGAGGCCGAGGCCATCGTGCCGCTGATGGAGGAGCAGCATCACACCATCGAAGCCGCCAACAGCCAGGCGCTGCGCCTGCTGCCGCAGTGGCGGTCCACCGCACACGGCGGGCACGAGCTCGCGGAGGCCTTCGACCGGCTGCTGGCCGCACTGCGGGAGCACATGGCGATGGAGGAGCAGCGGATCCTCCCCCTGGCCGAGAAGTACGTCACCGCGGCCGAGTGGAAGCAGCTCGGCGAGCACGGCATGAGCGAAGTGCCGAAGAAGGCCCTGCCGCTCGCCTTCGGCATGGCGATGTACGAGGGCGACCCCGAGGTGATCAAAGCGGTCCTCGCCGAGGCTCCGCCGCCCGCGCGGCTGATCCTGCCGTTCCTCGCGCCGCGCCTGTACGCCAGGCACGCCAAGCGGGTGCATGGCACCGCCACCCCGCCGCGCGTCACCCGCTGA
- a CDS encoding helix-turn-helix domain-containing protein, translating to MIAFCTDIQPLAERAEYWRDAVHKAFTRLEIRTQGPAKLHGAIRQACVAGVQAGFLEASPQRMARTAPLIAADGDGSLIVSLQRTGGSVAAQDGRETPVAAGELVILDSRRPFALNFSGPVRQHVATVPRQLLDLPDSLLRLATGRNYSPGNGIGGILASYIDGLVTTTEHCICAQDAKRFLRQGIIDVLTALIALEGSSGEQATVERTLLQRVRAYIRAHLDDPALSPASVAAEHHISVRYLYQLFQDEPVTVVRWIQRLRLDACRRDLVRPELARHTVAAIAHRWGFASHAHFSRTFRAVYGHSPAQWRQTGIPQAVPQQTTGPPSRQPDR from the coding sequence ATGATCGCATTCTGCACAGACATCCAACCGCTCGCCGAGCGGGCCGAGTACTGGAGGGACGCCGTCCATAAGGCGTTCACCCGGCTGGAGATCCGCACCCAGGGGCCGGCCAAGCTCCACGGGGCGATACGCCAGGCCTGCGTCGCCGGCGTCCAGGCGGGCTTCCTCGAGGCGAGCCCGCAACGGATGGCACGCACCGCGCCGCTCATCGCCGCCGACGGCGACGGCTCGCTGATCGTGAGCCTGCAACGCACCGGCGGTAGCGTCGCGGCCCAGGACGGCCGGGAAACGCCGGTGGCCGCCGGGGAACTCGTCATCCTCGACAGCCGTAGGCCCTTCGCCTTGAATTTCAGCGGGCCGGTGCGGCAGCACGTGGCCACGGTCCCACGGCAGCTGCTGGACCTCCCCGACTCGCTCCTGCGCCTGGCCACCGGCCGCAACTACTCCCCCGGCAACGGGATCGGTGGGATCCTCGCCTCCTACATCGACGGGCTCGTGACGACGACGGAACACTGCATCTGCGCACAGGACGCGAAGCGGTTCCTGCGGCAGGGCATCATCGACGTGCTCACCGCCCTGATCGCCCTGGAGGGAAGCTCAGGGGAGCAGGCCACGGTGGAGCGGACCCTGCTGCAGCGCGTCCGCGCGTACATCCGCGCCCACCTGGACGACCCCGCGCTCTCCCCGGCATCGGTCGCGGCCGAGCACCACATCTCCGTCCGCTACCTGTACCAGCTCTTCCAGGACGAGCCCGTGACGGTCGTCCGGTGGATCCAGCGCCTGCGGCTGGACGCCTGCCGCAGGGACCTCGTACGACCGGAACTCGCGAGACACACGGTGGCGGCCATCGCGCACCGGTGGGGCTTCGCCAGCCACGCGCACTTCAGCCGCACCTTCCGTGCCGTCTACGGCCACTCCCCCGCGCAATGGCGGCAGACCGGCATCCCGCAGGCCGTACCCCAGCAGACGACCGGCCCACCATCCCGTCAACCCGACAGGTGA
- a CDS encoding helix-turn-helix domain-containing protein, protein MADRLDVASLAPGDRADAIREFSWSINGRIEVDLPPDPHHLRASATTNAVGSVKVSEIGWNVARLRRATASVDEDMEPHVLVHLQEAGVSAFHQGGRQGVIRAGDLAVLENAKPYEVFFHGTMHSVLVRVPTHVLGLRPSLLDQVTAVRLSSQRPVVGATAALFTRLARNRAAVGEAETALFAQPCVDLIRAVVSMIPGRDDLARAPLNSTLLLRVQEYVRLHLAEPDLTAARIAAEHHVSVRQLYLTLSRAGISLGEWIRTQRLEECKRELASSVHQFMTIEAIAHRWGFASAAHFSRVFKAAYGVSPRELRWQTCGSQTGLPPATMPSRQGTPA, encoded by the coding sequence ATGGCAGATCGACTCGACGTGGCGTCGCTGGCTCCCGGCGATCGCGCGGACGCGATCCGTGAATTCTCGTGGTCCATCAACGGCCGCATAGAGGTGGACCTTCCCCCGGACCCGCATCACCTGAGGGCCAGCGCAACCACCAACGCGGTGGGGTCGGTGAAAGTCTCGGAGATCGGCTGGAACGTGGCCCGCCTGCGCCGTGCTACCGCCTCGGTGGACGAGGACATGGAGCCGCACGTTCTCGTCCATCTCCAGGAAGCGGGGGTCTCCGCCTTCCACCAGGGGGGAAGGCAGGGTGTGATCCGGGCGGGAGATCTCGCGGTGCTCGAGAACGCGAAGCCCTACGAGGTCTTTTTCCACGGCACGATGCATTCGGTCCTCGTGCGCGTTCCCACGCACGTCCTGGGGCTTCGGCCCTCCCTGCTCGACCAGGTCACAGCTGTACGACTCAGTTCGCAACGCCCCGTCGTGGGTGCCACAGCAGCGCTTTTCACCCGGCTGGCCCGTAACCGGGCCGCTGTCGGCGAGGCTGAGACCGCCCTGTTCGCACAGCCCTGTGTCGACCTGATCAGGGCTGTGGTCAGCATGATCCCAGGCCGTGACGATCTGGCCAGAGCGCCTCTGAACAGCACACTTCTTCTCCGTGTTCAGGAATACGTCCGCCTCCATTTGGCAGAACCCGACCTGACTGCGGCGCGCATCGCCGCCGAGCATCACGTTTCCGTACGCCAGCTCTACCTGACCCTGTCCCGGGCGGGAATCAGCCTCGGCGAGTGGATAAGGACGCAGCGCCTCGAAGAGTGCAAGAGAGAACTCGCATCGTCGGTGCATCAGTTCATGACGATCGAGGCGATCGCCCACCGGTGGGGGTTCGCCAGCGCGGCCCACTTCAGCCGGGTGTTCAAGGCGGCGTACGGTGTGAGCCCCCGCGAGTTGCGGTGGCAAACATGCGGCAGTCAGACCGGACTTCCACCGGCAACAATGCCTTCCCGCCAGGGAACTCCGGCCTAA
- a CDS encoding restriction endonuclease, with product MVVVWLVTASVAVAVVAVVAGLVRAGRREAAAERIRLAEQAQLQAVQSLDQVWRMNDREFEEYVTMLCRRDGCTDVRRVGSAGDLGADVIGYLPDGRKLVIQCKRYARHRSVGSRDIQTFNGTARAEHGADVPVFVASCKYTSPARAFASKQQLTLIDTDLLGFWNSGTSLTSFLDLDIARSGTHRKPHPGR from the coding sequence ATGGTTGTGGTCTGGCTGGTGACGGCGTCAGTCGCGGTGGCTGTAGTTGCGGTGGTGGCGGGGCTGGTGCGGGCGGGCCGCCGGGAGGCTGCTGCAGAACGGATCCGGCTGGCAGAACAGGCGCAGCTACAAGCCGTTCAATCGCTGGACCAGGTCTGGCGGATGAACGACCGGGAATTCGAGGAGTACGTGACCATGCTGTGCCGCCGGGACGGCTGCACCGATGTCCGCCGGGTAGGCAGCGCCGGCGACCTGGGCGCCGACGTCATCGGCTACCTGCCCGATGGCAGGAAACTCGTGATCCAGTGCAAGCGCTACGCCCGGCACCGTTCGGTCGGCAGCCGGGACATCCAGACGTTCAACGGCACCGCCCGCGCCGAACACGGGGCAGACGTTCCGGTCTTCGTCGCTTCCTGTAAATACACCTCCCCGGCCCGCGCGTTCGCGAGCAAGCAGCAGTTGACGCTCATCGACACCGACCTGCTCGGATTCTGGAACAGCGGCACGTCCCTGACGTCGTTCCTTGATCTGGACATCGCCCGGTCCGGTACCCACCGCAAGCCTCACCCCGGACGCTGA
- a CDS encoding alpha/beta hydrolase produces MSTLPTLVLVHGAWHGTWCWQPLAEQLPDLDIRTVALPSSGQDPAVLGGLYDDAEAVAKAIAAAGGPTVVVGHSYGGCPVTEAAAAAGNVERVIYLSALMQDAGDSVLSLVGGVYPPYWDVHEEPQGHAGHGYFEAAQATHVLYNDVEPHLAQQATAKLGRQSLASVTQPLTQAAWRTIPSTYILCEQDLAIPLPLQEAMATRAQRTVRLRSGHSPFLSQPAELARILRQELALRPPQ; encoded by the coding sequence GTGAGCACACTTCCCACCCTCGTCCTGGTCCACGGCGCCTGGCACGGCACCTGGTGCTGGCAGCCACTGGCCGAGCAACTCCCCGACCTCGACATACGTACCGTCGCCCTGCCCAGCAGCGGGCAGGACCCGGCAGTCCTGGGGGGCCTGTACGACGACGCGGAGGCGGTGGCCAAGGCCATCGCGGCTGCCGGCGGACCGACCGTGGTGGTCGGCCACTCCTACGGAGGATGCCCTGTCACCGAAGCCGCCGCGGCAGCCGGCAACGTCGAGCGCGTCATCTACCTCAGCGCCCTGATGCAGGACGCCGGCGACTCGGTCCTGTCCCTGGTCGGCGGCGTCTATCCGCCCTACTGGGACGTGCACGAGGAACCCCAGGGCCACGCCGGCCACGGCTACTTCGAAGCGGCCCAGGCTACGCACGTGCTGTACAACGACGTCGAACCGCACCTGGCGCAGCAGGCAACCGCCAAACTCGGCCGCCAGTCCCTGGCATCGGTCACCCAACCCCTCACCCAGGCCGCCTGGCGCACCATCCCCAGCACCTACATCCTGTGCGAGCAGGACCTGGCCATCCCGCTGCCGCTCCAGGAAGCCATGGCCACCCGTGCCCAGCGCACGGTCCGGCTGCGTTCCGGGCACAGCCCGTTCCTCTCCCAGCCGGCCGAACTGGCCCGCATCCTCCGGCAAGAACTCGCCCTCCGGCCACCGCAGTAG
- a CDS encoding AAA family ATPase — protein MIGSDSSTRDTTNALIGRDRDLHTIRELAGVGTVGGALLVSGDAGVGKTAVLDAIAAGARAEGARVLRAAGVEFEANCSYSGLHQVLFPFQREIEDLEVPFREALRVALGFESGSPPQMLMVSNAVLLLLQTVAAGNPLVLVIDDLPWLDQASAAVLGFVRRRAVGIGVSFLAASRTGVQSLNDCGALPEYRLQPLDDESAARLVAHRSPHLVPSARRRLLTVACGNPLALLELPSALPTTQGPAGGDVPPVLPLSQRLEEVFGSRVTSLPQPSQRLLLLAALEGVGDLGVLQAASRRTDDGYDLEDLGPAERDQLVHIDEVARRLRFRHPLIRSVVVENSTSSQRRAVHTALAQVLVDQPERRAWHLGEATLEPDENVAALLEDAARVTLRRGDAVGGMRTLLRAADLTPPGVGRSRRLATAAYIGAEATGSLHSAQKLLDDARHTIADPKSSLHSAAAAAVLILNSDSDIDTAHTLLVDAIEAGTHGYDAADKSLIDALHTLALVCFFGARPELWQPYYRALDKLTPKAPPVLSALAKTFSDPARTGAAASGELDELIAQLTDVTDPVQLQRTGSAALYVDRLGDVREAQWRMVRMGRDGGPARRHMAGLIHLTLDDYLTGMWDEAAQLAEEGLQLCTAHGYTGFAWYFHYAQALLAAARGEADRADAAAEQVIHWATRRKAFGAAHYAHHAAGLAALGRGDFADAYEHATAISPAGHLASHAPHALWATMDLVEAAMRTNRHQEAAAHAQAMREAGITELSSRHALLTHACTALSTTDDDQALQLFAHGLDVPGAGRWTFDFARVQLAYGERLRRVRATTESRGPLAAALSAFQHLGAHPWTERAETELRAAGSAKRRPSGANPHTLTPQELEIARLAASGLTNKQIAERLFLSHRTVGAHLYQIYPKLGITSRGMLRDALEA, from the coding sequence GTGATCGGTAGTGACTCTTCCACACGCGATACGACCAATGCGCTGATCGGTCGGGACCGCGATCTGCACACGATCCGCGAGCTCGCGGGCGTCGGCACCGTAGGCGGAGCCTTGCTGGTCTCGGGGGATGCCGGGGTCGGGAAGACAGCAGTGCTGGACGCCATCGCGGCGGGAGCCCGCGCCGAGGGCGCCCGGGTACTACGAGCCGCCGGTGTGGAGTTCGAGGCGAACTGCAGTTACTCGGGTCTCCACCAGGTCCTGTTCCCCTTCCAGCGCGAGATCGAGGATCTGGAGGTGCCCTTCCGCGAAGCCCTACGCGTGGCACTCGGCTTCGAAAGCGGCTCACCGCCCCAAATGCTGATGGTCTCCAACGCCGTGCTGCTCCTGCTGCAGACGGTCGCGGCCGGAAACCCGCTCGTCCTGGTGATCGACGACCTGCCCTGGCTGGACCAGGCCAGTGCGGCCGTCCTGGGCTTCGTCCGACGACGGGCGGTCGGCATCGGTGTGAGCTTTCTCGCCGCGTCACGTACCGGGGTACAGAGCCTCAACGACTGCGGTGCCCTGCCCGAATACCGGCTGCAGCCGCTGGACGACGAGTCGGCTGCCCGCCTGGTCGCCCACAGGTCCCCCCACCTCGTGCCCAGCGCCCGCCGGCGCCTGCTGACCGTGGCGTGCGGCAATCCGCTCGCCTTGCTGGAACTGCCGTCCGCCCTGCCGACCACGCAAGGGCCCGCAGGCGGCGACGTCCCGCCCGTACTGCCGCTCAGCCAGCGCCTGGAAGAGGTGTTCGGCTCCCGCGTCACCAGCCTGCCGCAGCCCTCCCAGCGCCTGTTGCTGCTTGCCGCGCTGGAAGGTGTCGGGGACCTCGGCGTCCTGCAGGCCGCTTCCAGGCGCACCGATGACGGCTATGACCTGGAGGACCTGGGACCTGCCGAACGCGACCAACTGGTCCACATCGACGAGGTCGCGCGACGGCTGAGGTTCCGCCATCCGCTCATCCGCTCGGTCGTGGTGGAGAACTCCACCAGTAGCCAGCGGCGCGCGGTCCACACGGCGCTGGCCCAGGTCCTGGTGGACCAGCCTGAGCGTCGGGCCTGGCACTTGGGCGAGGCCACCTTGGAGCCGGACGAGAACGTGGCCGCCCTGCTGGAAGACGCGGCGCGTGTCACGCTGCGCCGCGGCGACGCCGTGGGCGGCATGCGCACCCTGCTCCGGGCTGCGGACCTCACACCGCCCGGAGTTGGCCGCAGCCGCCGCCTCGCCACCGCGGCCTACATCGGCGCCGAGGCCACCGGGTCGCTGCACAGCGCCCAAAAGCTCCTGGACGACGCACGGCACACGATCGCGGATCCCAAGAGCTCCTTGCACTCGGCCGCGGCCGCCGCCGTTCTCATCCTGAACAGCGACAGCGACATCGACACCGCGCACACTCTGCTGGTCGACGCGATCGAAGCCGGGACCCACGGGTATGACGCCGCGGACAAGTCGCTCATCGACGCTCTGCACACGCTTGCACTGGTGTGCTTCTTCGGTGCCCGGCCCGAGCTGTGGCAGCCCTACTACCGCGCACTGGACAAGCTGACGCCCAAGGCCCCGCCGGTGCTGTCCGCGCTGGCCAAGACCTTCTCCGACCCCGCCCGCACAGGGGCCGCGGCCTCGGGCGAACTCGACGAACTGATAGCGCAGCTGACCGACGTCACCGACCCGGTCCAGCTCCAGCGAACCGGCTCGGCAGCCCTGTACGTCGACCGCCTCGGCGACGTCCGGGAAGCACAGTGGCGCATGGTCCGCATGGGACGAGACGGCGGTCCGGCACGCCGGCACATGGCCGGACTGATCCACCTCACCCTGGACGACTACCTCACCGGGATGTGGGACGAGGCAGCGCAACTCGCCGAAGAAGGCCTCCAGTTGTGTACCGCCCACGGCTACACAGGTTTTGCCTGGTACTTCCACTACGCCCAGGCCCTCCTGGCCGCTGCCCGAGGCGAGGCCGACCGCGCGGACGCGGCAGCCGAGCAGGTCATTCACTGGGCGACCCGCCGCAAGGCGTTCGGCGCCGCACACTACGCACACCACGCCGCAGGGCTGGCGGCCCTGGGGCGCGGTGACTTCGCCGACGCCTACGAACACGCCACCGCCATCAGCCCCGCCGGCCACCTCGCCTCGCACGCCCCGCACGCGCTATGGGCGACGATGGACCTGGTGGAAGCGGCCATGCGGACCAACCGGCACCAGGAGGCCGCCGCCCACGCCCAGGCCATGCGCGAAGCCGGCATCACCGAACTGTCCTCACGGCACGCCCTGCTCACCCACGCCTGCACCGCCCTGAGCACCACCGACGACGACCAGGCCCTGCAACTGTTCGCCCACGGCCTTGACGTACCCGGCGCCGGGCGGTGGACCTTCGACTTCGCCCGCGTCCAGCTCGCCTACGGCGAACGGCTGCGGCGCGTCAGGGCCACCACCGAATCCAGGGGACCGCTGGCAGCAGCACTGTCCGCCTTCCAACACCTGGGGGCCCATCCCTGGACGGAGCGTGCCGAGACCGAACTACGCGCCGCCGGCTCCGCCAAGCGGAGGCCCAGTGGCGCCAATCCGCACACGCTCACCCCCCAGGAGCTGGAGATCGCCCGGCTGGCGGCCTCGGGCCTGACCAACAAACAGATAGCCGAGCGCCTGTTCCTCTCCCACCGCACCGTGGGCGCCCACCTCTACCAGATCTACCCCAAGCTGGGCATCACCTCCCGAGGCATGCTCCGCGACGCCCTCGAAGCCTGA
- a CDS encoding alpha/beta hydrolase: MPEYVPLQQPVLEPAAREFTEATAAPPFPFDLGPAAGRRALEKVQAVEHHHLEVEDSWVAVSGGPKGSVAVRLVRPRQADGPLPAVLYIHGGGWVFGGTRTHDRLVRELAIGARAAVVFPEYSLSPEARYPQALEECYAVARWVSRHGSEHGIDPTRVAVAGDSTGGNLSAALTLLAKERGDVSFRHQVLFHPVTDADFGTPSYRQFAEGYFLRRDVMQWFWDQYTTDERQRAQITASPLRATEQELAGLPPALVITAEADVLRDEGEAYAEKLRAAGVPVTATRYEATIHDFVMLNALSATDAARKAVAQAVATLRQALGTES; encoded by the coding sequence ATGCCTGAGTACGTCCCCTTGCAGCAGCCGGTTCTTGAACCGGCTGCTCGCGAGTTCACCGAAGCCACCGCGGCCCCGCCGTTCCCCTTTGATCTGGGACCGGCGGCAGGCCGTAGGGCGCTGGAGAAGGTGCAGGCCGTGGAGCACCACCATCTTGAGGTGGAGGACAGCTGGGTCGCAGTTTCCGGCGGGCCGAAGGGAAGCGTCGCGGTGCGCCTTGTGCGCCCGAGGCAGGCTGACGGGCCGCTGCCCGCCGTCTTGTACATCCACGGCGGCGGCTGGGTCTTCGGGGGCACGCGCACCCACGACCGCCTGGTACGTGAACTGGCCATCGGCGCGCGGGCTGCCGTGGTCTTCCCCGAGTACAGCCTTTCTCCCGAGGCCCGCTACCCCCAGGCGCTGGAAGAGTGCTACGCGGTCGCCCGGTGGGTGTCCCGCCACGGGAGTGAGCACGGCATCGACCCCACACGAGTGGCCGTGGCCGGCGACTCCACGGGCGGCAACCTCAGCGCAGCCCTGACATTGCTGGCCAAGGAACGCGGAGATGTCTCCTTCCGCCATCAGGTGTTGTTCCATCCCGTCACCGACGCGGACTTCGGCACACCCTCCTACCGCCAGTTCGCCGAGGGCTACTTCCTGCGCCGCGATGTCATGCAGTGGTTCTGGGACCAGTACACAACCGACGAACGGCAACGCGCACAGATCACGGCCAGCCCGCTGCGCGCCACCGAGCAGGAGCTCGCCGGCCTGCCCCCGGCCCTGGTCATCACCGCGGAAGCCGACGTCCTGAGGGACGAAGGCGAGGCCTACGCCGAGAAGCTGCGCGCTGCCGGAGTCCCCGTGACCGCGACCCGCTACGAGGCGACCATCCACGACTTCGTCATGCTCAACGCGCTGTCGGCAACCGATGCGGCCCGCAAGGCGGTCGCCCAGGCCGTGGCCACCCTCCGGCAGGCACTTGGCACCGAGAGCTGA
- a CDS encoding MarR family transcriptional regulator — MSENQSAAEQPAAEADEVSLLLDDQMCFALYAAQRALTNRYRPLLEEFDLTYPQYLVMLVLWEHGALPIKSLGKLLQLDYGTLTPLLKRLQAHGLVRRERQANDERSVQISLTEEGVELRKRARVIPATIGQAAGLTPTEAADVKAVLERLTANVTASR, encoded by the coding sequence ATGAGCGAGAACCAGTCCGCCGCTGAGCAGCCGGCGGCGGAGGCCGATGAGGTCAGCCTGCTCCTCGACGACCAAATGTGTTTCGCCCTGTACGCGGCGCAGCGGGCCTTGACCAACCGCTACCGGCCCCTGCTGGAAGAGTTCGACCTGACCTATCCGCAGTACCTGGTGATGCTGGTGCTGTGGGAACACGGTGCGCTGCCCATCAAATCGCTGGGCAAGCTCCTGCAACTCGACTACGGCACTTTGACGCCGCTGCTCAAGCGCCTGCAGGCCCACGGTCTGGTCCGGCGCGAGCGCCAAGCGAACGACGAGCGTTCGGTGCAGATCAGCCTCACCGAAGAGGGCGTCGAACTGCGGAAGCGTGCGCGCGTCATTCCGGCCACGATCGGGCAGGCCGCAGGCCTCACCCCGACGGAGGCCGCGGATGTCAAGGCTGTCCTGGAGCGCCTGACGGCGAACGTCACCGCAAGCCGGTAA
- a CDS encoding epoxide hydrolase, translated as MSVTTDRHAIRPFTVQFSEAELADLRARIEATRFPEKETVEDQSQGTQLDTVRKLAEYWAKEYDWRKVEAKLNSYPQFITEIDGLDIHFIHVRSKHEDALPVIVTHGWPGSVVEQLKIIEPLTNPTAHGGDASDAFHVVIPSMPGYGFSGKPAAKGWGPERIARAWGELMKRLGYTKYVAQGGDWGAIVTDLMGAQEPQGLAGIHTNMPKVIPADIDAALAKGDPLPEGLSLSEEEQAAVEQLGFVYRHVYYAYMMGDRPQSLTGLADSPVGLASFMLDHDAKSLALITRAFDGVDEGLSRDDVLDNITLFWLTNTAISAARLYAENTTSFFGINNVKLPVAVSAFPDELYQAPKSWTEQAYPNLVHYNRLPKGGHFAAWEQPELFVNEVRTGFRSMR; from the coding sequence ATGTCCGTCACCACCGACCGACACGCCATCCGTCCGTTCACCGTCCAGTTCTCCGAGGCGGAGCTCGCGGACCTGCGCGCACGCATCGAGGCGACGCGCTTCCCTGAGAAGGAGACCGTCGAAGACCAGTCTCAGGGCACCCAGCTCGACACGGTGCGCAAGCTCGCGGAGTACTGGGCGAAGGAGTACGACTGGCGCAAGGTCGAGGCGAAGCTGAACTCCTACCCGCAGTTCATCACCGAGATCGACGGGCTGGACATTCACTTCATCCACGTCCGCTCGAAGCACGAGGACGCGCTGCCGGTCATCGTGACGCACGGCTGGCCGGGCTCGGTCGTCGAGCAGCTGAAGATCATCGAGCCGCTGACCAACCCCACCGCCCACGGCGGCGACGCCTCCGACGCCTTCCACGTGGTGATCCCCTCGATGCCGGGCTACGGCTTCTCCGGCAAGCCCGCTGCCAAGGGCTGGGGCCCTGAGCGCATCGCCCGCGCCTGGGGTGAGCTGATGAAGCGCCTGGGCTACACCAAGTACGTCGCGCAGGGCGGCGACTGGGGCGCGATCGTCACCGACCTGATGGGTGCGCAGGAGCCGCAGGGCCTGGCCGGCATCCACACCAACATGCCCAAGGTGATTCCGGCCGACATCGACGCCGCGCTCGCCAAGGGCGACCCGCTGCCCGAAGGCCTGTCGCTGTCCGAGGAGGAGCAGGCCGCGGTCGAGCAGCTCGGCTTCGTCTACCGGCACGTGTACTACGCCTACATGATGGGCGACCGCCCGCAGTCCCTGACCGGGCTGGCGGACTCCCCGGTCGGCCTGGCCTCTTTCATGCTCGACCACGACGCGAAGAGCCTGGCCCTGATCACCCGGGCTTTCGACGGGGTCGACGAGGGCCTGTCCCGCGATGACGTCCTGGACAACATCACGCTGTTCTGGCTGACCAACACGGCGATCTCCGCGGCACGCCTGTACGCGGAGAACACCACCTCGTTCTTCGGCATCAACAACGTCAAGCTCCCGGTCGCCGTCAGCGCCTTCCCCGACGAGCTCTACCAGGCCCCCAAGAGCTGGACCGAGCAGGCCTACCCGAACCTCGTCCACTACAACCGGCTCCCCAAGGGGGGTCACTTCGCCGCCTGGGAGCAGCCGGAGCTGTTCGTGAACGAGGTCCGCACGGGCTTCCGCTCGATGCGCTGA